Proteins encoded within one genomic window of Phormidium ambiguum IAM M-71:
- a CDS encoding GGDEF domain-containing response regulator: MNVNKMLTTEEPGNQKEDILVVDDTPENLRLLSSFLVREGYNVRKALTGQMALTAMDTVLPDLILLDIMMPNMDGYQVCEKLKSNPKTAAIPVIFLSALNDAFDKVKAFTVGGADYITKPFQFEEVLARVRLQLALKAANLQNQKLNAELEARVKERTCQLEAANKELKREIQERQLLQIKLLNMALHDSLTGLPNRAFFMERLVELLKLAHEDSEYQFAVLFLDCDRFKVINDSLGHLVGDELLVALTERLSSMLNPNNTIARFGGDEFAILLNKIDNIDCVTQVADQILKSFSYPFQLKRNEVFINASIGVALGNHRYEQAEHILRDADTAMYQAKMLGKGQFHVFDPTMHVAAMQALQLENDLRKAIHQDEFVIHYQPIISLITGRITGFEALVRWQHPTRGIVPPNLFIPLAEETGLINAIGKIVLSQACYQIKQWYQEKLIDESVVMSVNISARQFAQLDIVEQIDQILAETQINPQILKLEITESAFMNNFQSAKAILQKLHQRQIQLSIDDFGTGYSSLSYLHNFPVDTLKVDRSFVSQLDGTLESLGLIPAIKKIAETMKMSVVAEGIETEQQLAQLRELECEFGQGYFFAKPLPKKEATELIMASPKW; the protein is encoded by the coding sequence ATGAATGTAAACAAAATGCTAACCACAGAAGAGCCAGGAAATCAGAAAGAAGATATATTAGTTGTTGATGATACACCGGAAAATTTACGTCTCCTTTCATCATTTTTAGTCAGAGAAGGTTATAACGTCCGTAAAGCGTTGACTGGACAAATGGCACTCACAGCGATGGATACGGTTTTGCCAGACTTGATTTTGCTGGATATTATGATGCCGAATATGGATGGTTATCAAGTATGTGAAAAACTGAAGTCTAATCCAAAAACTGCGGCAATTCCTGTAATTTTTTTAAGTGCTTTAAATGATGCTTTTGATAAGGTAAAGGCTTTTACTGTCGGTGGTGCAGATTATATTACGAAACCTTTTCAATTTGAAGAAGTTTTGGCTAGAGTTCGCTTGCAACTAGCTTTAAAAGCTGCTAATTTGCAAAACCAGAAACTAAATGCAGAACTGGAAGCTAGAGTAAAAGAGCGGACTTGTCAACTTGAGGCAGCAAATAAAGAATTAAAACGGGAAATTCAAGAACGTCAATTGCTGCAAATAAAACTGTTGAATATGGCGCTTCATGATTCGTTAACAGGTTTACCGAATCGAGCTTTTTTTATGGAGCGACTTGTGGAGTTGCTCAAACTGGCGCATGAGGATAGTGAATATCAATTTGCGGTGTTGTTTTTGGATTGCGATCGCTTTAAAGTAATTAATGATTCGCTAGGCCATTTAGTCGGAGATGAACTGCTAGTGGCTTTAACTGAACGGTTAAGTTCAATGCTGAATCCAAATAATACGATCGCTAGATTTGGCGGCGACGAATTTGCGATTCTCCTCAACAAAATTGATAATATCGACTGTGTAACACAGGTAGCGGATCAAATTTTGAAATCCTTTTCCTATCCCTTTCAATTAAAAAGAAACGAAGTTTTTATTAATGCTAGTATTGGTGTGGCTTTAGGAAATCATCGTTACGAACAAGCAGAACACATATTGCGGGATGCTGACACTGCTATGTATCAGGCAAAAATGTTAGGAAAAGGGCAATTCCACGTTTTTGATCCGACAATGCACGTGGCGGCAATGCAAGCTTTACAGTTAGAAAACGACTTACGAAAAGCCATTCATCAAGATGAATTTGTCATCCATTATCAACCAATAATTTCTCTAATTACAGGTAGAATTACTGGATTTGAAGCTTTAGTTCGTTGGCAACATCCCACTAGAGGAATTGTACCGCCAAATTTGTTTATTCCTTTAGCTGAAGAAACGGGGTTAATTAATGCGATCGGTAAAATAGTCTTATCCCAAGCTTGCTATCAAATCAAACAATGGTATCAAGAAAAACTGATAGACGAATCTGTAGTTATGAGCGTTAATATTTCTGCTAGACAATTCGCTCAACTAGATATAGTAGAACAAATCGATCAAATTTTAGCAGAGACGCAAATTAATCCCCAAATTCTGAAATTGGAAATTACTGAAAGTGCATTTATGAATAATTTCCAGTCTGCCAAAGCAATTTTACAAAAACTACATCAAAGACAAATTCAATTAAGTATTGATGATTTTGGGACAGGTTATTCTTCCTTAAGTTATCTCCATAATTTTCCCGTTGATACACTGAAAGTAGACCGTTCTTTTGTGAGTCAATTAGATGGAACTTTAGAAAGTTTAGGTTTAATTCCGGCGATTAAGAAAATTGCCGAAACGATGAAAATGAGTGTCGTAGCAGAAGGAATAGAAACAGAACAACAGTTAGCACAATTGCGGGAGTTGGAATGTGAATTTGGGCAAGGATACTTTTTTGCTAAACCTTTACCCAAGAAAGAAGCAACTGAGTTGATTATGGCTTCTCCCAAGTGGTAG
- a CDS encoding PAS domain S-box protein, translating to MWETVKNFIIPTQFIPHGHCYLWKPQLVGLHLVSDLLIAIAYFSIPSLLIYFVCKRRDVPFHKVFFLFSSFIILCGLGHLLEVWTLWYPAYWLTGIEGALTALVSCYTAWKMVTLLPQFLALRTPEQLELLNAELQHEILERENAEIALRQAYDQLEIRVQERTLELTAANQALATEINEKIAAELALRESQTQLKTNKDFLDRVLNALTDPIFVKDKQHRFTMVNDAFCQLLGHCRSELMQKTEHDFLTPQEAANCWQYDDLVFSSGNEFEMEEELTDRTGKIRTILTKKIAFQDSKDEQVLVGIIRDITDRKSTELALQQQAAAMAAVNEGIAIVDSEDKYIYVNEAYVRIYGYENEQELLGTNWRNLYERTEIERFEREFAPEFAKFGNCRLEAVGRRKNGSFFPQEKTMTKIDENTSVCVVRDISERKKVESTLREIADRERAIARVIQRMRQTLDIQQIFSATTQELRQAVQCDRVLVYRFNSDWSGELVAESVAEGWDLLVNQQSQQSELTKVAVSKEGCAAKSLDSVDNQLQDTYLQETQGGMYRSGTSYRCVTDIYTANFDECYLELLERLQARAYIIVPIFCGNQLWGLLATYQNSAARKWQEAEIKMVAQIGNQLGVAIQQAELLAKTQNQSVELMKAKEAADAANRAKSEFLANMSHELRTPLNAILGFTQVMNRDRNLPNEHQESLAIISRSGEHLLELINEILEMSKIEAGRVTLNENDFDLHCLLDNLEEMFRLKAKNKRLNLTFNYTHEVPKYIKTDEAKLRQVLINLLSNAIKFTEFGNVTLQVNVNKNSLDTLANTRLVFEVSDTGPGIAPEEINQLFTSFAQTKSGLKSGTGTGLGLSISKRFVELMGGKIVVNTELGLGSKFTFDIPVKVAQSSQKLIVSLEKRRIIGLAPNQPNYRILIVEDKSTNRLLLSKLLTSLGFTVQEAENGQQAVEMWEAWEPHLIWMDMRMPIMNGYEATKRIKQHLKGQATVIIALTASAFEEERQVILSAGCDDFVRKPFQVQELLEKISQHLGVKYIYEEEEINELLVPVKNDSVISCLQMMPKQWIANLYHAAAQGSDNLIGDLIQQIPQEMSVLNSTLNDLVDNFQFEQIMQLTQNINKD from the coding sequence ATGTGGGAAACAGTTAAGAATTTTATTATACCAACTCAGTTTATTCCTCATGGTCATTGCTATTTGTGGAAACCACAGCTGGTTGGATTACACTTAGTCAGTGATTTATTAATAGCGATCGCTTATTTTTCGATTCCATCACTCCTGATCTACTTTGTCTGTAAAAGAAGAGACGTTCCTTTCCACAAAGTCTTCTTTCTATTTAGCTCCTTCATTATTCTCTGTGGTTTAGGTCACTTACTGGAAGTTTGGACATTATGGTATCCAGCTTATTGGCTGACAGGTATTGAGGGTGCTTTAACGGCTTTAGTTTCCTGTTACACTGCTTGGAAAATGGTAACTTTATTACCACAATTTTTAGCCTTAAGAACACCAGAACAACTAGAATTACTAAATGCCGAATTACAGCATGAGATCTTGGAAAGAGAAAATGCTGAGATTGCTTTACGTCAAGCTTACGATCAGTTAGAAATTCGCGTCCAAGAACGGACGTTGGAATTGACAGCAGCTAACCAAGCGTTAGCAACAGAAATTAACGAAAAAATTGCGGCTGAGCTAGCTTTACGAGAAAGCCAAACTCAGCTAAAAACAAATAAAGACTTTTTAGATCGAGTACTTAATGCCTTAACCGATCCAATTTTTGTGAAGGACAAACAACATCGTTTCACAATGGTTAATGACGCTTTTTGTCAATTGCTCGGTCATTGTCGATCGGAATTAATGCAAAAAACGGAACATGATTTTCTTACACCACAAGAAGCTGCAAACTGTTGGCAATATGATGATTTAGTTTTTAGTAGTGGAAATGAGTTTGAAATGGAAGAAGAATTAACCGATCGAACAGGTAAAATTAGGACTATTTTAACCAAAAAAATAGCGTTCCAAGATAGCAAAGATGAGCAAGTTTTAGTAGGAATTATTCGAGATATTACCGATCGCAAATCTACGGAATTAGCTTTGCAGCAACAAGCCGCAGCAATGGCAGCTGTTAACGAAGGAATTGCTATTGTTGATAGCGAAGATAAATATATTTATGTAAATGAAGCTTATGTGCGAATATATGGTTATGAAAATGAGCAAGAATTACTGGGGACAAATTGGCGGAATCTTTACGAAAGAACAGAAATAGAACGATTTGAACGAGAATTTGCTCCTGAGTTTGCCAAGTTTGGCAATTGTCGTTTGGAAGCTGTGGGAAGACGCAAAAATGGCAGCTTTTTCCCACAAGAAAAAACCATGACCAAAATTGATGAAAATACATCAGTTTGTGTAGTCAGAGATATTAGCGAACGCAAAAAAGTCGAATCAACTTTGCGAGAAATAGCCGATCGGGAAAGAGCGATCGCCAGAGTGATTCAAAGAATGCGTCAAACCTTGGACATTCAACAAATATTTAGCGCCACTACCCAGGAATTACGTCAAGCTGTGCAGTGCGATCGGGTACTTGTCTATCGGTTTAATTCTGATTGGAGTGGAGAACTCGTCGCCGAATCAGTAGCAGAAGGTTGGGATTTATTAGTTAACCAACAATCACAACAATCAGAATTAACCAAAGTAGCTGTTAGTAAAGAAGGATGCGCCGCCAAAAGTTTAGATAGCGTAGATAACCAACTGCAAGATACTTACTTACAAGAAACCCAAGGCGGAATGTATCGCAGTGGAACTAGTTATCGTTGTGTCACAGATATTTACACCGCCAACTTTGATGAATGTTATTTAGAACTGTTAGAAAGATTGCAAGCCAGAGCTTATATTATTGTTCCCATTTTTTGCGGTAATCAACTGTGGGGATTATTAGCAACTTACCAGAATTCTGCTGCTCGAAAATGGCAAGAAGCGGAAATCAAAATGGTAGCACAAATTGGTAATCAATTAGGAGTAGCCATACAACAGGCAGAATTATTAGCCAAAACTCAAAATCAATCCGTTGAACTAATGAAAGCCAAAGAAGCTGCTGATGCTGCTAACCGCGCTAAAAGTGAATTTTTGGCTAATATGAGTCACGAATTACGTACCCCATTAAATGCAATTCTTGGTTTTACCCAAGTAATGAACCGCGATCGAAATTTACCAAACGAACATCAAGAATCTTTAGCAATTATTAGTCGTAGCGGAGAACATTTACTAGAATTAATTAACGAAATTCTGGAAATGTCTAAAATTGAAGCTGGAAGAGTCACCCTAAATGAAAATGACTTTGATTTACATTGTCTGTTAGATAATCTAGAAGAAATGTTTAGATTAAAAGCAAAAAATAAACGATTGAATCTGACATTCAATTATACTCATGAAGTTCCAAAATACATTAAAACTGATGAAGCAAAACTGCGTCAAGTTTTAATTAATTTACTAAGCAATGCTATTAAATTCACTGAATTTGGTAATGTAACTTTACAAGTAAATGTTAACAAAAATTCTCTAGATACTTTAGCAAATACTCGATTAGTATTTGAAGTTTCTGATACAGGTCCCGGTATTGCACCTGAAGAAATTAATCAATTATTTACTTCATTTGCTCAAACTAAAAGTGGTTTGAAATCTGGTACGGGAACAGGTTTGGGTTTATCAATTAGTAAAAGGTTTGTCGAACTAATGGGAGGAAAAATAGTTGTTAATACTGAACTTGGTTTAGGCTCAAAATTTACTTTTGATATTCCGGTAAAAGTTGCTCAATCCAGTCAAAAATTAATAGTTAGTTTAGAAAAAAGAAGAATAATTGGATTAGCTCCCAATCAACCAAATTATCGCATTTTAATAGTTGAAGATAAATCAACTAATAGATTATTATTATCTAAGTTACTCACTTCTTTAGGTTTTACAGTGCAGGAAGCAGAAAATGGTCAACAAGCTGTAGAAATGTGGGAAGCTTGGGAACCGCATTTAATTTGGATGGATATGCGAATGCCAATTATGAATGGTTATGAAGCTACCAAACGAATTAAACAACATTTAAAAGGTCAAGCAACCGTGATTATTGCACTTACCGCTAGTGCGTTTGAAGAGGAGCGACAAGTAATTTTATCTGCGGGATGTGATGATTTCGTCCGTAAACCTTTTCAAGTACAAGAGTTATTAGAAAAAATTTCTCAACATTTAGGTGTAAAATACATTTACGAAGAGGAAGAAATTAATGAATTATTAGTTCCAGTTAAAAATGATTCAGTTATTTCTTGTTTACAAATGATGCCAAAACAGTGGATAGCAAATTTATATCATGCTGCTGCTCAAGGTAGTGATAATTTAATTGGAGACTTGATTCAGCAAATACCCCAAGAAATGTCTGTTTTGAATTCTACTTTAAATGATTTAGTAGACAACTTCCAGTTTGAGCAAATTATGCAGTTAACACAAAACATCAATAAAGACTAA
- a CDS encoding tRNA (5-methylaminomethyl-2-thiouridine)(34)-methyltransferase MnmD: protein MLEPNVFIPQLTDDGSFTFFSAEFGETFHSQSGAIQEAETKFVQPLQLKQQAEKPKLKILDVCYGLGYNTAAAINAIWQVNPNCQIELFALELDLTVPTAAIAYQLMDNWPEPLPQILTQLVSQCQIQTNKLQATLLIGDARFTIQQLPDNWQAEAIFLDPFSPPHCPQLWTVEFFGKLANHLALDGKLATYSCSAAVRSALLAVGLNIGSTTPVGRRSPGTIASFNPKDLPPLSLQEKEHLQTRAAVPYRDPNLSDRPEVILHRRHLEQQTSLLEPTSHWKKRWLIA, encoded by the coding sequence ATGCTCGAACCAAATGTATTTATCCCTCAGCTTACAGATGATGGTTCCTTTACCTTTTTTTCCGCTGAATTTGGGGAAACCTTTCACAGCCAGAGTGGGGCAATACAAGAAGCCGAAACAAAATTTGTCCAACCATTACAGTTAAAACAGCAAGCCGAAAAACCCAAATTAAAAATATTAGATGTTTGTTATGGTTTGGGGTACAACACCGCCGCCGCCATAAACGCTATTTGGCAAGTCAATCCCAATTGTCAAATAGAATTATTCGCCTTGGAATTAGATCTTACAGTACCCACAGCTGCGATCGCTTATCAATTGATGGATAATTGGCCGGAACCGCTCCCCCAAATTCTCACCCAATTGGTCAGCCAATGTCAAATCCAAACTAATAAATTGCAAGCTACTTTACTAATTGGTGATGCCCGTTTTACCATCCAACAACTGCCTGACAATTGGCAAGCAGAGGCGATTTTTCTCGATCCCTTTTCTCCACCGCATTGTCCCCAACTTTGGACAGTGGAATTTTTCGGGAAGTTAGCCAACCATCTAGCTTTAGATGGTAAACTAGCAACTTATTCTTGTTCTGCTGCTGTCAGGAGTGCGCTGTTAGCAGTTGGGTTAAACATTGGGTCAACCACGCCAGTTGGTAGACGATCGCCAGGAACGATCGCCAGCTTTAACCCAAAAGACTTACCACCCCTATCCCTTCAAGAAAAAGAACACTTGCAAACTCGCGCCGCCGTTCCTTATCGAGATCCGAATTTATCCGATCGACCAGAAGTTATTTTGCACCGTCGCCACTTAGAACAACAAACTTCCCTCTTAGAACCCACCTCCCACTGGAAAAAACGCTGGTTAATCGCTTAA
- the glmU gene encoding bifunctional UDP-N-acetylglucosamine diphosphorylase/glucosamine-1-phosphate N-acetyltransferase GlmU, which produces MVAVAILAAGRGTRMKSQLPKVLHPLGGRSLVERVIQSCLEINPIRRIVIVGYEGEKVKTALNHIPNLEFVEQKEQLGTGHAIQQLLPHLEGFDRDLLVLNGDVPLLRPQTIKHLIETHKKNQNSATLLTAHLPNPKGYGRVFCNGQNIIQQIVEDRDCSAAQKQNKRINAGVYCFHWPDLAKVLPELKADNDQKEYYLTDAVNALMPVMAVDVEDYEEIIGINDRKQLAVVHQILQDRVKDYWMAAGVTLIDPDSTTIDDTVELQPDVIIEPQTHLRGKTVIGTGSRIGPGCLIENSQIGENVTLLYSVITDSVVQSGTRIGPYAHLRNHVEIGENCRIGNFVELKKAKLGTKTNVAHLSYLGDATLGEKVNIGAGTITANYDGVNKHKTTIGDRTKTGSNSVLVAPLTLGSDVTIAAGSTVTENVPDDSLVIARSRQVVKPGWRLKSEQNTEES; this is translated from the coding sequence ATGGTAGCAGTAGCAATCTTAGCGGCGGGACGTGGGACGCGAATGAAATCCCAATTACCCAAAGTATTACACCCCTTGGGTGGACGTTCCCTCGTAGAAAGAGTAATTCAAAGTTGTCTGGAAATCAATCCCATCAGGCGCATCGTCATTGTTGGTTATGAAGGAGAGAAAGTAAAAACCGCTCTCAACCATATTCCTAATTTAGAATTTGTCGAACAAAAAGAACAATTGGGAACAGGTCACGCCATCCAGCAATTATTACCTCATTTAGAAGGTTTTGATAGGGATTTATTAGTGTTAAATGGCGATGTTCCTTTATTGCGTCCACAAACAATTAAACATTTAATCGAAACTCACAAAAAAAATCAAAACTCTGCTACTTTGTTAACTGCACATTTACCCAATCCCAAAGGATATGGGCGGGTATTTTGCAACGGACAAAACATCATTCAACAAATTGTCGAAGACCGAGACTGTAGCGCTGCACAAAAGCAAAATAAACGGATTAATGCTGGAGTTTACTGTTTTCACTGGCCAGATTTAGCGAAAGTATTACCAGAATTAAAAGCCGACAACGACCAAAAGGAATATTATTTAACTGATGCGGTAAATGCACTAATGCCAGTTATGGCAGTTGATGTGGAAGATTATGAGGAAATTATCGGAATTAACGATCGCAAACAATTAGCAGTAGTCCATCAAATTTTGCAGGATAGAGTTAAAGATTATTGGATGGCTGCTGGTGTAACTTTAATCGATCCTGATAGCACAACCATTGACGATACTGTAGAATTACAACCCGATGTCATTATTGAACCTCAAACCCATTTAAGAGGCAAAACTGTTATTGGTACAGGTAGTAGAATTGGCCCTGGTTGTTTGATTGAAAATAGTCAAATTGGCGAAAATGTGACATTACTTTATTCAGTAATTACTGATAGTGTAGTCCAATCCGGCACCAGAATCGGCCCTTACGCCCATTTACGCAATCATGTAGAAATTGGTGAAAATTGTCGAATTGGTAATTTTGTCGAACTGAAGAAAGCCAAATTGGGAACTAAGACAAATGTGGCGCATTTATCTTATTTAGGCGATGCTACATTGGGCGAAAAAGTAAATATTGGTGCGGGAACAATTACTGCTAATTATGATGGCGTGAATAAACATAAAACTACAATTGGCGATCGCACAAAAACAGGTTCCAACAGCGTATTAGTCGCCCCATTAACTTTAGGTTCCGATGTAACTATTGCCGCAGGTTCCACTGTCACTGAAAACGTCCCAGACGATAGTTTAGTAATAGCTCGTTCTCGTCAAGTAGTCAAACCAGGTTGGCGGTTAAAAAGCGAACAAAACACCGAGGAAAGTTAA
- a CDS encoding isoaspartyl peptidase/L-asparaginase has translation MSAQQVQPKIIIHGGAGSSLKGKGGVEIVRKSLYKVLEEVYPMLLGGASATAAVVRGCRLLEDDPRFNAGTGSVLQSDGQIRMSASLMNGAMQRFSGVINVSRVQNPVLLAESLQASDDRVLSDFGSAELLRELQLPIYNPMTDIRLQEWMQERDENFVKEAAGVVAEKALVESEARRGTIGVVAIDAEGNIAAGTSTGGKGFERIGRVSDSAMPAGNYATSQAAISCTGIGEDIIDECLAAKIVIRVTDGLSLLQAFEKSFTEGARNKRDFGAIGIDRSGTIAWGKTSQVLLAAYHTGERIGDTLEWSGTNLTDCIS, from the coding sequence ATGTCAGCACAGCAGGTGCAACCTAAAATTATTATTCATGGCGGTGCGGGAAGTTCTCTCAAAGGCAAGGGAGGAGTTGAGATTGTCCGCAAGTCTCTTTATAAGGTGTTAGAGGAAGTTTACCCGATGCTGTTGGGTGGCGCAAGTGCTACCGCAGCTGTGGTTCGTGGGTGCCGTTTGTTGGAAGATGACCCCCGATTTAATGCTGGTACGGGTTCGGTTTTACAATCAGATGGTCAGATTCGCATGAGTGCGTCTTTGATGAATGGCGCGATGCAGCGTTTTAGTGGTGTGATTAATGTTTCTCGCGTGCAAAACCCGGTTTTATTGGCTGAGTCTTTACAAGCTTCTGACGATCGCGTACTCTCAGATTTTGGTTCAGCAGAACTTTTGCGTGAGTTGCAACTGCCGATTTATAACCCGATGACTGATATCCGTTTGCAAGAGTGGATGCAAGAACGGGATGAGAATTTTGTCAAAGAAGCTGCCGGAGTTGTGGCGGAGAAGGCTTTAGTGGAAAGTGAGGCTAGACGCGGAACTATTGGCGTGGTAGCTATTGATGCTGAGGGAAATATCGCTGCGGGAACTTCTACTGGTGGTAAGGGTTTTGAACGTATCGGCAGGGTAAGTGATTCGGCGATGCCTGCGGGTAATTATGCCACAAGTCAAGCGGCGATTAGTTGCACGGGTATTGGTGAAGATATTATCGATGAATGTTTGGCGGCAAAAATTGTGATTCGGGTAACTGATGGTTTATCTTTGCTGCAAGCGTTTGAGAAGTCTTTTACTGAAGGTGCAAGAAATAAGCGCGATTTTGGGGCGATCGGGATCGATCGCTCTGGTACAATAGCCTGGGGTAAAACTAGCCAAGTTCTCTTAGCTGCTTATCACACAGGCGAAAGAATTGGTGATACTTTGGAATGGTCTGGAACTAATTTGACAGATTGTATTTCCTAA
- a CDS encoding DUF2256 domain-containing protein — translation MAKQRSKSDLPEKICPVCQRPFTWRKKWADCWDDVKYCSERCRRRRVQAST, via the coding sequence ATGGCGAAGCAGCGTTCTAAATCTGACTTACCGGAAAAAATTTGTCCAGTTTGTCAAAGACCTTTTACTTGGCGTAAAAAGTGGGCCGATTGCTGGGATGATGTGAAGTATTGCTCAGAACGTTGTCGTCGTCGTCGTGTACAAGCTTCCACGTAA
- a CDS encoding RNA methyltransferase, with product MDETALTRIKIVLVRPLGALNVGSVARVMKNMGLTQLILVEPQCDYLGEEARKMALHALDVLERAKVVASIPEALVGCQRAIATSARSRHLSVEPENPRTALPWLFGADSSALIFGPEDKGLSNEDLKYAQRFVRIPSSPIYASLNLAQSVAVCCYELYQNCLENQELEVITNQETASLDALERYYQQLESLLLKIGYIYPHTAESRMTKFRLLFNRAQPSTNEVAMLKGIIRQMEWALKQGDK from the coding sequence ATGGATGAAACTGCCCTAACCCGAATCAAAATAGTTTTAGTTAGACCCCTTGGAGCTTTAAATGTGGGTTCTGTGGCGCGTGTGATGAAAAACATGGGGCTAACTCAGTTGATACTGGTAGAACCGCAATGCGATTATTTGGGGGAGGAAGCGCGGAAAATGGCATTGCACGCGCTGGATGTTTTGGAAAGGGCTAAGGTAGTTGCGAGTATACCAGAAGCGTTGGTGGGTTGCCAAAGAGCGATCGCCACTTCTGCGCGTTCCCGTCACTTATCTGTTGAGCCAGAAAACCCTCGCACCGCCTTACCTTGGTTATTTGGCGCAGACTCATCCGCCTTAATTTTTGGCCCAGAAGACAAAGGTTTATCTAACGAAGATTTGAAATATGCCCAGCGATTTGTCCGAATTCCTTCCAGTCCAATTTATGCTTCTTTAAATTTGGCACAATCCGTAGCAGTTTGCTGTTACGAGCTTTACCAAAACTGTTTAGAAAATCAAGAATTAGAAGTAATAACGAATCAAGAAACTGCTTCTTTGGATGCTTTAGAACGTTACTATCAGCAGTTAGAATCCTTACTCTTAAAAATCGGTTATATTTACCCCCATACAGCAGAAAGTCGCATGACAAAATTTCGCTTGCTATTTAATCGCGCCCAACCTTCCACCAACGAAGTAGCCATGCTCAAAGGCATTATTCGTCAAATGGAATGGGCTTTAAAGCAAGGAGATAAATGA